One genomic segment of Leptospira sp. WS92.C1 includes these proteins:
- a CDS encoding VWA domain-containing protein: protein MNLEYPYALLLLIPVWVWAIVYYKNKMYLLRMEVRLPGRRGGDFSGLERIGLFLPILRPIAISFLIIAFAGPGKKVSFLPDEKEGVDIMIALDVSGSMSRSRDFLPETRLGVSKKLLRKFIEKRQNDRLGLVVFAGAAYLQAPLTGDRESLNEILGMIEEETVAEQGTAIGDAIILSTYRLRNSRARSKLIVLITDGVSNTGKIDPVTATDLAEHIGAKIYSIGIGKEDSSYEINFEILQELSASTGGQFFRAEDPEEMKEVLTSIDSLEKDPLQTPPKEVRETEYEIWLYRALAVLLMDLILRSFFLRYYV from the coding sequence ATGAATTTAGAATATCCTTATGCGCTTCTTCTTCTCATTCCTGTTTGGGTCTGGGCTATAGTATATTATAAAAATAAAATGTATCTGCTTCGTATGGAAGTAAGGCTTCCGGGAAGAAGAGGAGGAGACTTTTCCGGTTTGGAAAGAATCGGTCTGTTTCTTCCCATATTGCGTCCGATTGCGATCAGCTTTTTGATTATAGCATTTGCGGGTCCGGGAAAAAAAGTGAGTTTTCTTCCCGATGAAAAGGAGGGTGTCGATATCATGATTGCCTTGGACGTTTCCGGATCGATGTCCAGAAGCAGGGACTTTCTTCCGGAAACCAGACTGGGAGTTTCCAAAAAATTGCTTCGCAAATTTATCGAAAAACGGCAAAACGATCGTCTGGGTCTTGTGGTATTTGCGGGTGCCGCGTATTTGCAGGCGCCCCTTACGGGAGATCGCGAATCCTTAAACGAGATTTTGGGTATGATCGAAGAGGAAACAGTGGCTGAGCAAGGTACTGCGATCGGAGACGCTATCATCCTTTCCACATATCGATTGAGGAATTCACGGGCTCGTTCTAAGTTGATTGTTCTGATCACGGACGGGGTTTCCAATACTGGAAAAATCGATCCGGTAACCGCAACCGATTTGGCCGAACATATCGGCGCAAAAATTTATTCCATCGGAATCGGAAAGGAGGACAGTTCGTACGAAATCAATTTTGAAATTTTACAGGAATTGTCCGCAAGCACCGGAGGGCAATTTTTTAGGGCCGAAGATCCCGAGGAAATGAAAGAAGTTTTGACTTCGATCGATTCTTTGGAAAAAGATCCGCTTCAAACTCCGCCGAAGGAAGTAAGGGAAACGGAATATGAGATCTGGCTTTATAGAGCGCTTGCTGTCTTACTAATGGATCTGATTCTCCGATCTTTTTTTCTCAGGTACTACGTATGA
- a CDS encoding DUF58 domain-containing protein: MIRKEFLSILSSLELGRKSRSFKEKAGSAESSKKGRGLDFKDVRLYSFGDDTRLIDWNVTSRFGELYVREFYEEKERQAILFYDVSESMEFGSGEFSRAENAFQVLALLSLLYVQKGNRVKIVLYCDKVEWETDFLRSRDELLPVLQKISVRKLTPKKSEALLPFRYLKDRVHRHAEIYLLSDFIGIGPLKKYSSLKKHYSLHAIRFRDPIELDPPKTLLSFFYIRDPEEKEGGLLGRSLSPEFEAKSLRSFFQSSFLDLNESELKTKSLIRYFSK, encoded by the coding sequence ATGATCCGAAAAGAATTTTTATCCATTCTCTCAAGCTTGGAATTGGGTCGCAAATCCCGCTCCTTTAAGGAAAAAGCGGGTAGCGCCGAAAGTTCCAAAAAAGGAAGAGGATTGGATTTTAAGGATGTGCGTCTTTACAGTTTTGGAGACGACACGAGGCTGATCGATTGGAACGTAACTTCCCGATTCGGAGAACTCTATGTAAGAGAATTTTACGAAGAAAAAGAAAGACAGGCCATTTTATTCTACGATGTTTCGGAATCCATGGAATTCGGATCGGGGGAATTCTCCAGAGCGGAAAATGCGTTTCAAGTATTGGCTCTCCTTTCCTTACTCTATGTCCAAAAAGGAAACCGTGTCAAGATCGTCTTATATTGCGACAAGGTAGAATGGGAAACCGATTTTCTAAGATCGAGAGACGAACTGCTTCCGGTCCTGCAAAAAATTTCGGTAAGAAAATTAACTCCTAAAAAATCGGAAGCCTTATTGCCGTTTCGATATCTCAAAGACAGGGTGCATAGACACGCGGAAATCTATTTGTTAAGCGACTTTATCGGAATCGGTCCCTTAAAAAAGTATTCGAGTCTAAAAAAACATTATTCTTTGCATGCGATCCGATTTCGGGATCCGATCGAATTGGATCCCCCAAAAACACTTTTGTCTTTTTTTTATATCCGGGATCCGGAAGAAAAGGAAGGGGGACTTCTGGGTAGAAGCCTTTCGCCGGAATTTGAGGCGAAATCACTGCGTTCTTTTTTTCAGAGTTCTTTTTTAGATCTAAATGAAAGCGAATTGAAGACAAAAAGTCTGATCCGGTATTTTTCCAAATGA
- a CDS encoding AAA family ATPase, with amino-acid sequence MEKDLLSAEDVEFSRITLEILKKELSKEITGQDEVIRNVLVCMVCQGHVLLEGMPGLAKTLLARSLADALDLNFKRIQFTPDLLPADLVGTVVFNPKTTEFETRKGPVFTGVLLADEINRAPAKVQSALLESMEEKTITIGDKTYKLDRPFLVIATQNPIDQDGTYPLPEAQMDRFFMKVNVGYPALEEEVAILDQHGRLNAENGKIKKVVSSKEILKLSSLLDNVFIEEKIKSYIVRLVRNTRPEERTIPELIPYVRHGASPRASLSILKSSKANALLNGRTYVIPEDVRVSLVEILRHRILLTFEAISEELDVESLIRTVVEATPVP; translated from the coding sequence ATGGAAAAAGATCTGCTATCCGCAGAAGACGTTGAGTTTTCCCGGATCACTCTGGAAATTCTCAAAAAAGAATTGAGTAAAGAAATTACGGGACAGGATGAAGTAATCCGAAATGTCCTCGTCTGTATGGTTTGTCAAGGACATGTTCTTTTAGAAGGGATGCCGGGTCTTGCAAAGACGTTGCTCGCAAGATCGCTTGCAGACGCACTTGATTTGAACTTCAAAAGAATCCAATTCACCCCCGATCTTTTACCGGCCGATTTGGTCGGAACTGTGGTTTTCAATCCCAAAACAACCGAATTTGAAACGAGAAAGGGTCCCGTCTTTACGGGGGTTCTACTCGCGGACGAAATCAACCGAGCTCCCGCCAAGGTTCAATCCGCTCTTCTGGAAAGCATGGAAGAAAAAACGATCACGATCGGAGACAAAACATACAAATTGGATAGACCGTTTTTGGTCATTGCGACCCAGAACCCGATCGATCAGGATGGAACCTATCCGCTTCCCGAAGCGCAGATGGACCGTTTTTTTATGAAGGTCAATGTAGGATATCCGGCGCTTGAGGAAGAGGTGGCGATCTTGGATCAACACGGACGTCTGAACGCCGAAAACGGAAAGATCAAAAAAGTCGTATCTTCCAAAGAAATTCTAAAACTTTCCTCGCTTTTGGACAACGTATTTATCGAAGAAAAAATCAAATCCTATATCGTTCGTCTTGTCCGAAACACAAGACCGGAAGAAAGGACTATTCCCGAACTCATTCCCTACGTGAGACACGGAGCCTCGCCGAGAGCTTCTTTGAGTATATTAAAAAGTTCTAAAGCAAATGCTCTTTTAAACGGAAGAACGTATGTGATTCCCGAAGACGTAAGAGTCTCTCTTGTGGAAATTCTGAGACATAGAATTCTTCTTACCTTTGAGGCAATTTCGGAAGAATTGGATGTGGAATCTCTGATCCGGACCGTTGTGGAGGCGACTCCGGTTCCTTAA
- a CDS encoding DUF1564 domain-containing protein gives MDLILFNSDKKIESALIERREKVVTLLVSEQYYNLLSSEDQKRLAKKLPYLLKRYAKFMSSHSRLNDQQAVTTLYQRNQGRMKKLNVRMNTVYWSLLGALAQSHGVSRCYLFNFLLSLDKMGVGESVVKVLNVGIPTFHKVYRYIWQLELDRNKISRSLEFIPNPLQSFAQTGYF, from the coding sequence ATGGACCTAATTCTATTCAATTCAGATAAAAAAATCGAATCGGCTTTGATCGAAAGGAGAGAGAAGGTCGTAACCTTGTTAGTTTCCGAACAATACTATAACTTATTGTCGAGTGAAGACCAGAAGAGACTGGCGAAAAAACTTCCTTATCTTTTAAAAAGATATGCCAAGTTCATGAGTTCTCATAGTCGTTTGAACGATCAACAAGCCGTCACAACCCTTTACCAGAGGAATCAAGGGAGAATGAAGAAGTTGAATGTAAGAATGAATACTGTCTATTGGTCTCTTTTAGGGGCTTTGGCACAATCACATGGGGTCTCTAGATGCTATCTTTTTAATTTTCTTTTGTCTTTAGATAAAATGGGAGTAGGGGAATCCGTCGTAAAAGTTTTGAATGTTGGAATTCCAACCTTTCATAAGGTCTACAGATATATCTGGCAATTAGAATTGGATCGCAACAAGATCAGTCGTAGTCTTGAGTTCATTCCGAATCCGTTGCAGTCGTTTGCTCAGACAGGCTATTTTTAA
- a CDS encoding LIC20035 family adhesin codes for MKRLCLAAILSAVALSCATVPGVEKKGKDQEIQILPPNIRVEKYKETFNMKAEGPVTTDCAGKPCTPEQLDGLKPDQIKKFKKNGAWKEYQEKEDSATKKKISVLIRTGEYKDDKREGSWKTLYETGEVLRDTPYVAGLKEGEEKKFKRDGVQTESTAYKADKKNGPYWKKNNEGQMDEEGAYKEDQKDAVWTEYYAEPGQNGAKKKVTTYSNGQKQGPETSYHKDGTTVQSEGSYKDDLKTGNWKTYYDNGSVQMEGGYKPKPAPADEKEKDPKEKKALRSGYWKEYYKNGNIFAEGQREHTRKGVWKFNWSNGNPAYKGEMMNEFMMSSAEAYNKEGQLIGKGKLQFSIMNIDEATNELKASYKPDIPFTYYKNGNKQFEIVSDAKAIEYDDNGSKIGEGPIMVGTNKKNGCWTLASGKMYYINGNENKRMGEMQGCK; via the coding sequence ATGAAACGACTCTGCTTAGCGGCTATTCTTTCGGCCGTAGCTCTTTCTTGCGCTACGGTTCCGGGAGTGGAGAAGAAAGGAAAGGATCAGGAAATTCAAATCCTTCCTCCGAACATCCGTGTGGAAAAATACAAAGAAACTTTCAATATGAAAGCGGAAGGACCCGTGACTACGGACTGCGCGGGAAAACCCTGTACTCCGGAACAACTCGACGGTTTAAAACCGGATCAAATCAAAAAGTTTAAAAAGAACGGAGCTTGGAAAGAATACCAAGAAAAAGAAGACTCCGCAACCAAAAAGAAAATTAGCGTTCTGATTCGCACCGGAGAATACAAAGACGATAAAAGAGAAGGTTCTTGGAAAACCCTTTATGAAACCGGAGAAGTACTTCGCGATACCCCTTACGTCGCAGGTTTGAAAGAAGGCGAAGAGAAAAAATTCAAAAGAGACGGAGTTCAAACAGAAAGTACAGCTTATAAAGCGGATAAGAAAAACGGCCCTTATTGGAAAAAGAACAACGAAGGGCAGATGGACGAAGAAGGCGCTTATAAAGAGGATCAGAAAGACGCTGTCTGGACTGAATATTACGCTGAGCCCGGACAAAACGGAGCGAAGAAAAAAGTTACTACGTATTCCAACGGTCAGAAACAAGGCCCGGAAACTTCCTATCATAAAGACGGAACTACGGTTCAAAGCGAAGGTTCGTATAAGGACGATCTGAAGACCGGAAACTGGAAAACATATTATGACAACGGTTCCGTTCAGATGGAAGGCGGTTACAAACCAAAGCCTGCTCCTGCGGACGAAAAAGAAAAAGATCCTAAGGAAAAAAAAGCGCTTCGTTCCGGTTATTGGAAAGAATATTATAAAAATGGAAATATCTTTGCCGAAGGTCAGAGAGAACACACACGCAAAGGAGTCTGGAAGTTTAACTGGAGTAACGGAAACCCCGCTTACAAAGGTGAAATGATGAACGAGTTTATGATGTCCTCCGCGGAAGCGTATAACAAAGAAGGACAACTGATCGGAAAGGGAAAACTTCAGTTTTCGATCATGAACATAGACGAGGCGACCAACGAACTCAAAGCGAGTTATAAACCCGATATTCCGTTTACATATTACAAAAACGGAAACAAACAGTTTGAAATTGTAAGCGATGCAAAGGCGATCGAATATGACGATAACGGTTCTAAAATCGGAGAAGGTCCGATCATGGTAGGAACCAATAAGAAGAACGGTTGTTGGACCCTCGCTTCCGGAAAGATGTATTACATCAACGGAAATGAAAACAAACGAATGGGAGAAATGCAAGGCTGTAAGTGA
- a CDS encoding DUF1574 domain-containing protein: protein MKSKPFLWYPVLLFLAIFLFDKLFFLDAVRDYVKQEFTYIYYDVKKELLKEIVAKYGKDGEYSKTPEQKKKLMILMGSSRMLYFQNAELKAFYPDWDIYNLSSAVTTPAYYLYFLEGLEKGGVNPDLVVIETDPFQFNKNSTTFKKSNLANSFDPVFILRYAWILGKENFNYYFGNFLFGVSYNKPYIGNVIKRLKNENFEIGEMLKTMTIETLKSDKGNSISPAGAYVERDFGKIQESAVKTIGWIYPSYAPSEMQYTFYEKILDLLQKNRWRALFVKPGVSPPMEKVLDDLNIPEPWFQIVRPIHEKAGIPLIDMSKDAYYACNTYADSGHISLDCYRPFIRFILLHYYLDSK from the coding sequence TTGAAGTCCAAACCTTTTCTTTGGTATCCCGTTTTACTTTTTTTAGCGATTTTTTTATTCGATAAACTTTTCTTTTTAGATGCAGTAAGGGATTACGTAAAACAAGAATTCACTTACATCTACTACGATGTCAAAAAGGAACTTCTCAAAGAGATCGTAGCCAAATACGGTAAGGATGGAGAATACAGCAAAACCCCAGAACAAAAAAAGAAACTGATGATTCTTATGGGGTCGTCTCGGATGCTCTATTTTCAAAACGCGGAACTAAAAGCGTTTTATCCGGATTGGGATATCTACAATCTTTCCTCGGCGGTGACAACTCCCGCGTATTATCTCTATTTTTTGGAAGGTCTTGAAAAGGGCGGGGTCAATCCGGATCTTGTCGTCATCGAAACCGATCCGTTTCAATTTAACAAAAACAGCACTACATTCAAAAAATCGAATTTAGCAAACAGCTTTGATCCGGTTTTTATTCTCCGATATGCCTGGATTTTGGGTAAGGAAAATTTCAACTATTACTTTGGGAATTTTCTTTTTGGTGTGAGTTATAACAAACCATATATCGGAAACGTGATCAAACGATTGAAGAATGAAAATTTTGAAATCGGTGAAATGCTCAAGACAATGACGATCGAAACTCTCAAAAGCGATAAAGGAAATTCCATCTCCCCCGCCGGCGCTTATGTCGAAAGAGATTTTGGTAAGATTCAGGAGTCCGCCGTCAAAACGATCGGATGGATATACCCTTCGTATGCTCCTTCCGAAATGCAATATACGTTTTATGAAAAGATTCTCGATTTGCTTCAGAAAAACCGTTGGAGGGCTTTGTTTGTAAAACCGGGAGTTTCGCCTCCCATGGAGAAGGTTTTGGACGATTTGAATATTCCAGAACCTTGGTTTCAAATCGTAAGGCCGATTCATGAAAAGGCAGGGATTCCTCTGATCGACATGAGCAAGGATGCATATTACGCATGCAATACGTATGCGGACAGCGGGCACATTTCATTGGATTGTTATCGTCCCTTTATTCGATTCATTCTGCTTCACTACTATCTGGATTCAAAGTAA
- a CDS encoding SRPBCC domain-containing protein: METRSVVKEFEFEYPLLRVWSAVTVNEELIHWLADKVTGRPKEGASFAWTWKLGMEGDLTTNGIYKKIIPLKELILLWQDHPAGEIELKLEFQALGENSSKLIVTNSGYPIGEKYDVWIEAASEGWDEEEKHLREYLKKT, from the coding sequence ATGGAAACTAGAAGCGTCGTAAAAGAATTTGAGTTCGAATATCCTCTTTTGAGAGTATGGAGCGCGGTGACGGTTAACGAGGAGTTGATCCACTGGCTTGCGGACAAGGTGACGGGTCGTCCCAAAGAAGGAGCGAGTTTTGCTTGGACTTGGAAGCTTGGAATGGAAGGGGATCTGACGACAAACGGTATTTATAAAAAGATCATCCCTCTCAAAGAGTTGATACTGCTCTGGCAGGATCATCCCGCGGGCGAGATCGAATTAAAACTGGAATTTCAAGCGCTTGGTGAGAATTCTTCCAAGCTCATCGTAACCAATTCAGGTTATCCGATCGGTGAAAAGTATGACGTTTGGATCGAAGCCGCCTCGGAAGGATGGGATGAAGAGGAAAAACATTTGAGAGAATATTTAAAAAAAACTTGA
- a CDS encoding SDR family NAD(P)-dependent oxidoreductase has product MNPDLWKGKTIVVTGGSSGIGEAILGILSKIDCKLINLSRTPPSLFKKKDSILANLIHIPTDIGSEKEIDKAVKKISKEYRGIDVLFANAGVTTHSRFDGTRIETFRKTFDINFFGPIYLIQRLLPQIKLNTGTVIATSTVSGLYGIPGRSAYSSSKSALHSALEAARIELSEEGISFIIFCPPYTKTKLRTSGLDGDGNVLNEGYYPSKKIKTPEEVAGKMINAVEDPESRLVIMDSSGFFLKWLRNLAPAFLERTLFKKLYKDFH; this is encoded by the coding sequence ATGAATCCGGATTTATGGAAAGGCAAAACGATCGTAGTTACCGGAGGTTCTTCGGGAATTGGAGAGGCGATTTTAGGGATTCTTTCAAAGATCGATTGTAAATTGATCAATCTTTCCAGAACGCCGCCGAGTCTTTTCAAAAAAAAAGATTCCATTCTTGCAAACCTCATACACATTCCCACGGACATCGGTTCTGAAAAAGAAATCGATAAAGCCGTTAAAAAAATTTCCAAAGAATATCGAGGAATCGACGTATTGTTTGCAAACGCGGGGGTCACGACTCATTCCCGCTTTGACGGAACTAGGATTGAAACCTTCCGCAAAACCTTTGATATCAATTTTTTTGGTCCGATTTATTTGATTCAAAGATTATTACCCCAGATCAAATTAAACACCGGAACCGTCATTGCAACTTCCACCGTAAGCGGTCTTTATGGAATCCCTGGTAGAAGCGCGTATTCTTCCTCGAAGTCCGCGTTGCATTCCGCGTTGGAGGCAGCCAGAATCGAACTTTCGGAAGAAGGCATTTCGTTTATCATTTTTTGTCCGCCTTATACGAAAACAAAACTCCGCACCAGCGGTTTGGACGGAGACGGTAACGTTTTAAACGAAGGTTATTATCCGAGTAAAAAAATCAAAACCCCGGAAGAAGTTGCGGGTAAGATGATAAACGCAGTGGAAGATCCGGAGTCCAGGCTTGTGATCATGGATAGCTCCGGATTCTTTTTGAAATGGCTTCGCAATCTAGCACCCGCGTTTTTAGAACGAACTCTATTCAAAAAACTTTATAAAGATTTTCACTAA
- a CDS encoding PIN domain-containing protein, translated as MSALVVDTSSFISYFLKGNELIDDALKEGRVYLSPIVAAEILSGIRSKTDQDRMLDFLEDLPVCGNEIDQWFQVGILRSKLYAKGLSVSVPDAHICQCTLRLNGSLITENKIFSKIAKITPLKLIG; from the coding sequence GTGAGCGCCCTCGTAGTTGATACTTCCAGCTTTATCAGTTATTTCTTAAAAGGAAACGAACTCATAGACGACGCCCTCAAAGAAGGCAGAGTGTATTTATCTCCGATCGTTGCCGCGGAGATTCTGAGCGGAATCCGATCCAAAACCGACCAAGATCGTATGTTGGATTTTTTAGAAGACCTACCGGTATGCGGAAACGAGATCGATCAATGGTTTCAAGTCGGAATTCTCAGATCCAAACTGTATGCAAAGGGTTTGTCAGTCTCCGTCCCGGACGCACACATATGTCAGTGTACGTTAAGACTGAACGGATCCTTGATTACCGAAAATAAAATATTTTCGAAAATCGCAAAAATTACGCCGTTAAAGCTAATCGGATGA
- a CDS encoding NAD(P)/FAD-dependent oxidoreductase, translating to MDESGKKKVVIIGAGFGGLQAVKKLSQNKNLDITVIDKKNHHLFQPLLYQVATAVLSPADIAIPTRSLIGERKNVTVVLGEATKVDINSKTVYYQNKSTNYDYLILATGAKSSYFGNDHWEQYTIGLKNLKDALKIRHKLLISFEKAELSGDPEIAKALLNYVIIGGGPTGVELAGSIAELSHQIIRDEFHSIDPALSKITLIEAAPRLLMAFDPSLGEFTKRRLETRGVEVLVGTRVVDIDKQGVHLEGKTIATDTVVWAAGVQANSIAATLGAPIDRSGRVIVDEFCNIEGHPEVFVIGDTASFGKGLERPLPGVSPVAMQQGRYIAALIQNDLKNKRRKGFRYTDKGSMATIGRTDAVAQMGFLRMKGLFGWLAWLFVHLFYQVGFKNKLTILITWVWSYIAFRAEARVIQDEVSATNDKD from the coding sequence AAAATAAGAATCTCGACATCACTGTAATCGACAAAAAGAATCATCATCTTTTTCAACCTCTTCTCTATCAAGTGGCGACGGCGGTTTTGAGTCCGGCGGATATCGCGATTCCCACTCGTTCTTTGATCGGAGAAAGAAAGAATGTGACCGTGGTTCTTGGAGAAGCGACAAAAGTTGATATCAATTCGAAAACGGTTTATTATCAAAATAAATCCACAAATTATGATTATCTTATATTGGCGACTGGAGCTAAGTCCAGTTATTTCGGAAACGATCATTGGGAACAATATACCATCGGTTTGAAAAATCTTAAGGACGCGCTTAAGATTCGTCATAAACTTTTGATCTCTTTCGAAAAGGCCGAACTTTCCGGAGATCCCGAAATTGCAAAGGCTCTTCTCAATTATGTGATCATCGGAGGAGGTCCGACCGGTGTGGAACTTGCGGGTTCCATCGCGGAATTGTCGCACCAAATCATCCGGGACGAATTTCATTCCATCGATCCCGCTCTTTCCAAAATTACTTTAATCGAAGCGGCTCCTCGTCTTTTGATGGCATTTGATCCTTCGCTTGGAGAATTTACAAAACGTCGCCTGGAAACTAGAGGTGTGGAAGTTCTTGTGGGAACGAGAGTTGTCGATATTGACAAACAAGGCGTTCATCTGGAAGGAAAAACAATCGCGACCGATACAGTGGTTTGGGCCGCGGGTGTTCAAGCGAATTCGATCGCAGCCACGTTAGGCGCTCCTATCGATCGTTCCGGAAGAGTGATCGTGGACGAGTTTTGCAATATAGAAGGACATCCGGAAGTGTTCGTAATCGGCGATACTGCGAGTTTCGGAAAAGGCCTGGAACGTCCTCTGCCGGGAGTCTCACCGGTTGCGATGCAGCAAGGAAGATACATCGCCGCTCTGATTCAAAACGATTTGAAGAATAAAAGACGAAAAGGATTTCGTTATACGGACAAGGGATCGATGGCTACGATAGGAAGAACGGATGCGGTCGCTCAGATGGGTTTTCTGCGAATGAAAGGTTTGTTCGGATGGTTGGCATGGCTCTTTGTTCACCTTTTCTATCAAGTGGGATTTAAGAATAAGTTGACGATCTTAATCACCTGGGTCTGGTCCTATATCGCGTTTCGCGCAGAAGCAAGAGTGATTCAAGACGAGGTCAGTGCGACAAACGATAAAGACTGA